A genomic region of Capra hircus breed San Clemente chromosome 21, ASM170441v1, whole genome shotgun sequence contains the following coding sequences:
- the LOC108638488 gene encoding myeloid-associated differentiation marker-like, producing MCCLFRLPQLFSCAAFSLVADMGIRRGAIGNWSMSFWCVCSVVTLVISIVDLCELWSCFPYFWRNFTITYACYATLICLSASIIYSITYVQFLPDGPYRNRASAADAFSCIASVFYALDAALMRNWYDRDDVTCYVHTFAGLLKVLETFMAGFIFTFTINTSVYLHQLALEWCVAVYSICFTPAALAILLNLGEWQPRPPGPFPLFQLVLSLLSVLLYVSALVLWALYQSNEEYGGQLQRSSDMGCTNGLTYTLCFWDRKLTVAILTAVNLLVYVADMVCWASQVSVGTGGQSSAPDPLHSQGVSLQSSGSP from the coding sequence ATGTGCTGCCTCTTCCGCCTGCCGCAGCTCTTCTCCTGTGCGGCCTTCTCGCTTGTGGCTGACATGGGCATTCGGAGAGGGGCCATAGGTAACTGGTCCATGTCCTTCTGGTGTGTCTGCTCCGTTGTAACCCTCGTCATCTCCATAGTCGACTTATGTGAGCTCTGGTCCTGCTTTCCTTACTTCTGGCGCAACTTCACCATCACCTATGCCTGCTACGCCACTCTCATCTGCCTCTCGGCCTCCATCATCTACTCCATCACCTACGTCCAGTTCCTGCCTGATGGTCCGTACCGGAACCGGGCAAGTGCTGCCGATGCTTTCTCCTGCATTGCGTCTGTGTTTTATGCCCTGGATGCGGCCCTCATGAGAAACTGGTATGATCGTGATGATGTCACCTGCTATGTGCACACCTTTGCAGGCCTGCTGAAGGTGCTGGAGACCTTCATGGCTGGTTTCATCTTCACCTTCACCATCAACACCTCCGTGTACCTGCACCAGCTGGCCCTGGAGTGGTGTGTGGCCGTGTACTCCATCTGCTTCACCCCAGCAGCCCTGGCCATCTTGTTGAACCTGGGCGAATGGCAACCCAGGCCACCCGGGCCCTTCCCcctcttccagcttgtgctcagcCTGCTCTCCGTCCTCCTCTATGTCAGTGCTCTGGTCCTCTGGGCACTCTACCAGTCCAATGAGGAGTATGGTGGACAGCTCCAGCGGTCAAGTGACATGGGCTGCACCAATGGGCTCACCTACACCCTGTGCTTCTGGGACCGGAAACTGACTGTGGCCATCCTGACAGCCGTCAACCTGCTGGTTTACGTGGCCGACATGGTGTGCTGGGCCAGCCAGGTTTCTGTAGGGACTGGGGGTCAGTCCAGTGCTCCCGATCCCCTCCACTCACAGGGGGTGTCTTTACAGAGCTCTGGCAGCCCCTGA